Genomic DNA from Lagenorhynchus albirostris chromosome 20, mLagAlb1.1, whole genome shotgun sequence:
ctctgttaGCCCTTCTCCCAGCTTCACTGGTGTGAGCGCTGGCTGGACGGGGGGCCAGCCCTGGGCGGGGCGGGTGGGATGAGTCTTGGCCCGTCATTTCCCGCGCAGGGATGTGGACCTCAAGGCCACCATCCCCCTGCCTGCACCTCTTCCTTGTCCTTGCTGTGCTTTCCCTGAGGTGTTGTGGTGGCCACAGGACAGGTGTGAGCACCTCTTCCAGGCGCGGTTGTCAGATCGGGGCTGACAAATGATATTTTATGCTGTGGGCTGGGGAGCAGGAGTCCCCACCGGTGACCTGGTCCCTCCTGTCCCCTCGTAAGATGACCCCTGTCCGGGTTCCTGGAGCTGGGCTCCCCGGGCCCAGTGACTATCCGTGCTTGCTGTCCTCTCTGTGACACAGGCCAGAAGAGCCCCCAGACTTCCTGACACTCTTCGAGGGCAGCCCTGGTGGGAGAAAGAGGCCTGTCAGTCTGAGCAAAGCTTCCAGCGAGAAGGGAGCCACGTGGAATGTCCTGGTGAGGCTGCAGCTGAGCTGAGCGGACAGGACGTCACGCGGCCCATGTCCGTTGGGAGTGACACCTGGTTCCGGCTTCGTTCTCGCTGCCCCTGCAGGGTGGgccagcagggggtggggggcatcagTGTTAGTTAGCCAGCTTTGACCACAGCGGTCAACGTAAGAAGGAGCAGCAAAGAATGTCCCAGCCCTTAGGCCATCCCACCGCTCCCCATGTGTGTGTGGGacagtgggggcagggcaggggccctGTGTCAGTGGCGTGTGCAGCGAGGTCACAGGCTGTCGTCTATGTGCAGGATGACCAGCCCAGGGCCTTCACCTTGCCACCCGATGCCCAGAGTCCTGGCACCCTCGACGTGCCGGTGGGCCCACGGAGGAGAGAGTGCACGGTGCCCCTGGCCCCCAACTTTACCGCCAACAACAGGTGCGCCAGCTGCAGGGCCacacggccctgcccacccaGAGCTCCCGGGGGTGGCCGCCTTGTCTTACTTGTGTCTGGACCCGGGTGCCTCGGAACATTTCTGTGGGCAGGTTGCTTAACCCTCCTGGGCCCCAGGATCCTCATTTATACCAAGGGGATAATGGTTGTGTTTGCCCCCCAGAGTCAGGAGGATTGAGGAATCCAGGATgtgaacctcagagcagaatctGCTCAAGAGACGTTGATGTTTGGGGCACACTTTTGTTTTTCCCGGAGTTAAAAATGATCTCTTGTTTTCCTCCTTGGTTCGTCGTCTGTGTGTGGGTCACTTCTTCTCCCAGACTTGGCAAGAGAACCTTAGAACTCCCCTCCAGCAGGCCAGCAGGTGCCCTGCCCGTCCACCTTCCTCCAGAGAAACCTCTCGGAGCCCTGTCTTCTCTTGCCTGGGTCCGAGCTGGCCTCCCTCTGCTACCCCCTCCCTCCTGGTAGGCCCTCCGTTTCCTCCATCTCTCGGGGAGCACATCCTCCCGTAGATTCCTCGGGAAGGATGTGTGGGAGGTAAAGTTTCTAAGACCACGTGTGTCTGAACATGCCGTGACCGTTCCACCGACTGAGAGTTTGGCTGGCGCTGAGTTCTAGGTTGGAAAGCCTTCCTGACATCTTGAAGCAATTGCTCAGTTTCCGTGGAGAGCTGTTGTGAATTCACTGCCTTCCTGATCCCCAGTCCTTTCACGtgtctgttttcctctctctagaAGCAGTTTGAGTCATCCTCTCATTTCTCTGTTGTGGAAGGTCCCAGGGCCAGGCCTTCGACGTGCTTCTTTCACTCATCACACTGGGCTTTGGTGGCTGGTCCCTGTGCACACTTGTGCTGTTCGGTCCTAGGAAATTTCCTCTTGTCATTTCTTTGacagttttctcccttttctttttcccgTTCTTTCTGCGACTGCGGTTATTTGCACGTTGGGCCTCCTGGGCTGGTTCTACAAAGTTGgcgttttcccttttctttctcttcagctTTGGGATTTGCTTTCTGATAGATGCACTTAACCGTGTATTTCAACCCTTTGCTCGCTTTGTTTCTTCTCCTGTAGCTCCTCTTGTTCTCGAGTgtctctccatccttcctcttTCGCAGCATCTTGTTCTTGTTTCGTCTCTCACGTGTTTGAGGATTCCACGCAGCGGCGGCTGGAGCTGCCGACACCGGCTCACTAGGCCGACTGTCCTCCTCTGCCCGGCTCTGGTTCCAGGGTGtctgaaatcagccatggtgggaacTATTGTCACTGACATTGGCAGATGCTGCAGATAAGAGCTTTTCTCTCTAGAGCCTTGGCTGTTAAAGATTTATCAGCACAGCCTGACACTGAGTGTACATTTGTTGAAATGTCCTGTTCTTTGCTTGGCCTTATTTCCATCATATTCTGTTTGTTGAGTTTTTACATGTGGGTCTTTCCCCAAATATCTGGAATACTGGCTCTGTCAGAATTTAAGAGGGAGGCCCTAAAAGTTGCCTGGAGGCTTCACTTTGGGGTGATTGTGTGGGGACCAGGCTGCTGTGCTGGGGGCTCCCCACCTGTCTGCGTCTGGGACTTTTCTGCTGGGGCTGCCCAGTGTCTCCAGGGAGAGATCCTCCTGTCTCCCCCGTGGGGTTATTTGCGGGCCGGCAGGAAAGGGCTGGGGGTGTCCTGGTCCAGTGTACAGACTCTCACCTGGAGACCTAGCTGCTTGTCTTCtgcaggaggaggggtggggcagggcgggCTTGGCCTGATGCTCAGTGAGGAAGCGGGTGCAGGCGCAGCTGCTGCTTTGGAAGAGCCAGGTGCCCTTGCTTCCCGCACCTCCCTGGATTCTGGGGTGCAGACCAGCCACCTCGTGGCCCCTGTGGCACCCAGGTTTCCCCTCACTCACTTTGCGAGTCAGTCACCACTGGGCCCTCTGTTCCTCGTCCTCAAGAACTTTGTGGACATCTCTTTGCCGCTGTCTCGTCTTCTCATCCTTgtgtgtttgtacattttttattccttctgGCGGGTTTGAGAGGGGCAGAGAGAAAACAGTGTGTATTCCATCCATCACATGTAACTGGCAGGGGAGGTCCTTTCTCTGTTGACTGGTCTGTGACCGTTCCCCCACCCTGTCGCAGGCATGTCCGAAGTCAGGGGCCGCAGTTTTCACCCTCAGACCTTGGGTTCTGCTCGGTGGAATGCCCTGGCGGAGCTTTCTCGGGTCCCAAGAAGGGCCCCACCGGCAGGGACGCTGAGACGATGCCACAGTGAGCCCTGGCATCAGCAGCACGACTCGGGGGTCTTTCCCAGAGCCTGACCCCCCTGCCCCGGTCTCTCCTGGCAGGAGCAACAAGGGCGCCGTGGGCAACTGCGTCACCACCATGGTGCACAACCACTACACCCCCTCGGAGAAGGTGCCGCCTCCCAAGAGCTCCAACCACATGGCTCCCTCCCTCAAGTAAGGCCCTGGCTCCAGCCTTGCACGGTGCACAACCTGGGCCACACAGGTGGGCCCGGGCTCACTCCAGCCTGAGGTCCTGCCGAGGAAGCCGCAGCCACCCCCTGAGTCTCCGGTCCCTGGCTAAGACCAAAGCCAAGGAGGGTCTCAAGCAGGGCTGAGCTGAGCAGAGCAGCCCCTAGTCCGTCACCCCTACATCCGCTGCATAGTGTGCTCAGGTCAGGGACGGCCCATGGGTGTCTTGAGTCACCATCTGGCTCTGGGATCCTGTAACATTTGAGACCTTTCTGCTGTTTTAAATGCAGTGCCCATTAACCCTGGGTGCCACCAGACGGGCTCTGGTGGGGGCAGAGTAGGTGACCCTGGCAATGACCAGCAAGTCAGAACAGGGAACAGGATCTGTGGGTGCCTCCTGCCAGGCCCAAGGCCCCAGGACCAGGCCGAGGCACCTCCCCGGGCTGAGGGCAGAGCCGTCCCCCGGGGGCCAGGAGATGGGGGCCCTGTCAGGAGGCTGTGAGCCTTTCTCTGCCCTCCCGGTCAGCAACATCATCAAGGCAGCCACGGACGAGGGCGAGGGCAGCAACCTCGGGAAGCCGCAAAAGAACGCAGCCCGTAGCAACCACATGGTCCAGAACAACTCGGGGGGCACCGCCAGCCAGCTCAGACGGAAGGAGGTGACCGAGGAGGAGGCTGAGAGGTGACcgcagctggggctgggaggagccCGGAGGTACCAGTGGGAGAAATTTCCATTTAAGAGTTGTTTTAAGATATATAGGCTGAAAAGACCACACGtacaattctttttatataaaacgTCAAGAAAGGCAAATCTGCAGAAACAGAAATTAGAGCGGTGGCTGCCTGGGGCCAGGGGAGTGCTTTGGGTGGCGATGGAAACGTTCTCAAACCGGATCATGCTGGCGGTcgtacaactctgtaaatttactaaaaatcattgaatcgTATACtcaaaatgggtgaattttataagTATGTAAACCATACCTCAGTAAAACCATTAGTTAAAACAACATTAAGCagaaagaagatgtaaaactgaaAAACTCCAAACAACTGATGGAGCCGCCCCGAGAATCTTGCCCCAGGCGAGCGCGGAGGGTGGGCGTGGTGGGATCTTTCGCTGCAGCCCCGGGTCTGTGACGTTGTGCCCCGTCAGGAACCACTTAGCGATCAGAGGCTGGGCTTTGAGAGCCTCACCTGGCTGAGCAGTCACCCCTGCTGTCCCAGTAGAGCTTGGGACTGGGCCCTGGAAGTGGGCAAGCGGGACGAGCTGGGTGAGGCCTGGGGGTCCCCGCCAGGGCTCCCCTCTGCGTGCATGTCCCACGGCCGGTGACTGCTCACATCCTAGATGGTCCATTAGCACCTTTGCTGAGTGAATCAACAAAGTGTCCCTGAGAGCCAAGGTGAAGGCTTTGGGTTTAACCCGCTTTACTGAGTATAGTTTACGTACAACAACACACGCCCCCTTTAGGGCACAGGTCTATGAGTTTGATGCACGTGCAGACGGAATGATGTCACCCCCTGGGATCCCCTCGCATGCCTCTCACCCAGCCCCTTCCGGCCGAGACCCTGGCCACACCAGCCTGTCCCCTGCAGCTTGCCTTCCCTAGCAGGCCCTGACTAGAGCACTGGCCTGTGGCCTCCTGtgcctggcctgcagagtccctGGTTTGTTGCTGTTTGTCTGTGAGTAATGTCGCTGTCAGGAGCACACGGTGCTCACCCATAGGTGGTGGGCCTTTgggttactttctgtttctagcaATTGTGAATAACCTGTGTGGATGAGCATTTCTATTTCCCTGGGGAACGCTGGCACCTGAAGAAGGGCCACGTGCACAGCCGCCGGCTTCTCTGCCTGCCGGGCCTTCTGGAGACCCGGGGAGGGAGGCCTTGGCTCAGCCGCCTCCATCCTGAGCCCCACTTTCTGGCAGGTTTATCCACCAGGTGAACCAGGCCGCCATCACCATCCAGCGCTGGTACCGACATCAAGTGCAACGGCGCCGAGCTGGAGCCGCCTGCCTGGAGCACCTGCTGGCGTCCAAGCAAGAGGTCAGCGTGGGTGTGTGAGCCATACCTTGAGGGCACGGGCGAGAATCCCAGGGGTCCAGCTATATGGCAGGGTTTCTCGGACCAGTGGGGTTGAACCTAGAATTGCCCCATGGGTCCCCCCCATCTGGGGGCCCAGCTTCCTCCCTCCTGAGTCACTCGGTTGGCAGGGCCTGGGTGCCAGGTCACCCCTGCTGAAAGGTGGGGTGGGTTTCTGGCTGGGATGCAGAGCCATCTCCCACCTGCCGGAGCCGCTGGCCACCTGGGAGAGGGGGGGCTTGTCCTCTGTGGGGCAGAGAAATGGCAGGATGGGGCAACCCCATCTTCCCAGTGAAACCCACCATGGCTCGGCTTCTGCAGGGGCAGCGGCAGCGGCTAGGAGaggggaccctcctggaccggcACCAACAGAAGGAGGTGGCCAGGAGGAAGGCCCGGGAGGAGAAGGCGCGCCAGGCCCGGAGGGCAGCCATCCAGGTGAGGGGTGACCTGAGCCACATGGGGAGCCCGGTGCTAAGGCAGGACCCCCGGGTGCCGAGAGCACCACTGCGCTCCTGGGGGCCCCGCCGCCCCCTTCCCTGAGTCCCTGGGTGTGGGGCCTTGGGCAGCATGGCTTGGGGAGGACAGGGGGCCGCCCTCTCCCCTGGGCGGGGTTGCTTACAGGTGCTCCCCACGGCAGGAACTGCAGCAGAAGCGAGCCCAGAAGTCAGGTAACGCTGACCTTGGGCTGCTGAAGGGGCCGGGGGAGCCGGGGAAGCCCCAGACCACCCAGGAGCCAAGCCTGAGGCCGGGGAGCGCCACCCAGCAGACCCGCAAGGCCAATAACGCTGGTGAGCAGGTCTGAGAGCCCGGAGGCTGCCCTGCCAcctgcccacctctgcctccAGCTCTATGTACAGGCACCCCGGGTATGGTGACCCCAGCTGCAACCATCCCTGAAGGCGGACACCCCATGCCCAGACctctccacccccttccctcaGGGAGGCCCGTGGCTGAGAAGGAGGTGTGGCCTCTGCCAGTGTCCTCTGGCCCCCTGTGCCACTGCCCTGTTTGTGGCTTCCATCCGTGGAGGAGGGGCGTCGTTCTCAGCAGACGCCAGGCCCTGCTCCTCCACCTGTGCCCCAGTTACTCTGGAGCTGGACACAGGGTCCCTACAGAGCAGCTGCACCAGCTACCTGACCTCTCGCCCCGGGAGGTCAGGGCTCTCCATTGTCCCCGCTGTTCCATGCGGTCCACTGTGGCACGTGCTGTCCCAGGCCTGCATCCCCCTTCCCTGGCCTCTTCCCAAGGGCTCCCCCGCGTTCGCTGCCCCCAGGTGGGCTGACGCTGCGTTCCTTTGTGCAGGGGCTCGCCTCCGCACTGCGGGCCCGGAGGACCCCTGCCAGCCTGCCCGCGACTCGTCGCCAGAGCCCCGGCAGCTTCCAGAGGACAAGCCTCAGGTCTCGGCACagcccttcctgccctccctgcctggcTTCAGCTCTGGGGTGCATCTGTGCTTGCcctttccctgcccctccccggCTGTGGGGTCACTCACACCAGGAAAGGCCACCCAGGATGGGTCTTGTCACTCCAGTGGAGGGCTGGGGTCTCAGTGGTTGCTCTGGAATCCCACTGGGTCTTCATGGACACTGGGGTGGAGCCTGTGCAGACCCACAGAAGAGAGCTGGAAGCTCAGAGGTTAGGTGTTGGCCAGTGCCTCCAGCCTGAGGGACGAGGAGGCCAGGTCCGGACCCATCTCACTCGGCCACCCTTTTTGTTTCCCTGGAGGTGGGTTGGGGGGCAAGCCCAGTCCCTGTGGCTGAGCGGGCAGGCACCCGTGTGGAGGAAGCCTCACCCCGGCCTCTCCCCACACCGTTCTCTGGTGGTCTCTGCCTCTAATGGCCCATCTGCTGCAGGATGCCAGCTCCCAGGACGTGGCTGGCGAGGGCCTGGAAGCTTTGGGCCCTGCTGGGAGCAGGGCCAAGTCCAGGGCAACCCTGGACGAGCTGCTGGACACGCTGAAGCTGCTGGAGCAGGAGCCTGAGCCgctgccccgcccccaggcctacCACAAGGACAAATACGCCTGGACTGACGAGGTGACCGTGGGCCTTGCCACTGTCCACGTGGTCACAGGGGCACTTTGGGGGCCAGGGAAGTCCACCGGGCTCCTCCCTGCTCTAGTCAGGATGCTAACGAGGGCCAGATGGGTTGTTGAACCCCCCTGTCATCCCCGGGCTCACTAAGGTTTAGGACCCCCAGAATAACCCAGGGGTGGAGATGGGGTAGGCACCACCTCTCTGCCAGTGGTGCCCCCAGGTGATGGATGCCCTGCCAGGGTCTGGGCAGCCCGAGAGGCCCTCCCTCCAGACcaggccctcccctgccccagggggCCCTGAGCAGCTCCTAGAAGGCCAGCCCAGAGTCTTCCActgcgcccccgccccccgcaggaGGACGATTCCAGCTCCCTGACAGCCGACAACCTGGAGAAATTTGGGAAGCTGAGTGTGGCTGCTTGCCCCCGCGAGGACGGGCCCCTGCTTTCGGAGGCCAAGCTGCAGAGTATCATGAGCTTCCTGGATGAGATGGAGAAGTCTGGGCAGGGCCCGCCGGCCTCGGCCCCCCAGGTGTGGAGGGGTCTCCAGGGGCCCGTGccggaggaggggctggggcgcCTGGAGCCTGCGTCCGAGGTCAGCACATCGGTGATGCGGCTGCAGCTGGAAGTGGAGGAGAAGAAGCAGGCGATGGTGCTGTTGCAGAGGGCGCTGGTAACGTCGCCACCAGCACTGCCTCCGTCCCCATGTCCCCAGCTGGAGCAAGTGCCCGGCCTGCCCCCTGAGGGCCTCATCTCTGTCTCATCTCCCGCACCCCCCACAGGCGCAGCAGCGCGACCTCACCATCCGGCGGGTCAAAGAGACGGAGAAGGAGCTGGGTCGGCAGCTGCGGCAGCAGAAGGAGCACTACGAGGCCACCATACAGCGGCACCTGTCCTTCATCGACCAGGTGGTGCTGCCTGGGAGGCGGGGCTTGAGGGCAGGGCTATCAGGACCTGAGCAGTCAGGGAGGAGAACGGGACTGGGTTCCCGACCAGCTCGGGCCTCATGGAGATTTCTGGAGCCATTGGCCTCCCCTGTGGGTCTCCTTCTCCTTCTGTAGAAACGGGCAGCATCTTCCCCTGTGGGGACCAGGGCTGGTCCTGTCTGTGCACACCAGCCCCACTGGGTGCTGCTCACCAGCCCCCAGCGATGCTCCCCCCAGCCAtaatcctccccccacccatggCCGTGCTCCCCAGCCCAGCATGGTGGGCGGGCAGCAGGAGCTGCTGGGCAGAGCACATCCAGGGTGGGGTCCAGGCGTGTGGGATCACTCAGAGGACCGCTTGGTCCTCTGGGGGCCTGGTGGGAGGCGTCCAGCAGGACACACCCTGAACTTTCCTGTGCGTTCCAGACTGTCCGTGTCCCGGGGAGGCCACTCCTGGTCTGCTGGGGCTGGTGGGGCAGCCAGAGCTCCCTTGACAGGGTGGTGGAAGCTTCAGCCCCACGCTGTGTTCAGTCAAGCCCCCCCATCGGGTCCTTTTCTGAGGAAAACTCTGGTGCGGGGTCTTTGAAGAGAGGCAGGCGCCCAGAGGAACCGAGCGGCCTCCCGTGATCATTAGCGACACTCTGCCTGGTGGTCATAGGTGTCTCCAAATTGGGGGTCTGCCTGGAGCCCTCAGTGAGGCTGGGTGCCATCATGGGGCTTCACAGAGACCCCTTGGCAGGCGACGGGCAGGCCCTTCTCCACAGGCCAGGTGACGGGGTCAAAAGAATGACCCCCATTCCAGGAAGCTCCTGATGTGGCCACAGTGGAGGGCTTGTGGCCAAGGCACCGTCCCTGCCTGAGCTCCGCTGACACCAGCCAGGTCTCGGGGCTTGAGGGCCGGGggcagctgcagccccttgtccaTGTGTGCACACCCTCCCAGACCCAGGGTCCCGCACAGACCCAGGAGCAGCGGGGTGTTTGGGAATTTGGTGCGCTGGCCCCCGGGTGAGGGGAGGCGGGATCTCCTGGCCTCGTGGGGCAGCAGCTTCACCTCCGCCCCTGGTCGCAGTTGATCGAAGACAAGAAGGCTCTGGGTGAGAAGTGTGAGGCCCTGGTGGCCGAGCTGAAGCAGGGGGACCAGAGGCTCAAGGACAAGGAGGCCCAGATGCGGGAGCAGCACGAGCTGGTGAGCCCCTCGCCCTCCTGACACCTGACCCCAGGCCTGCtgtgcctgcaggccctgtgcgAGGAACCCCAGGACAGGTGGCCCCGGAGCCTCATTCCCCGACCTCCGAGCTGCTTCCCGCAAGCCCAGCAGGTGGCACACgccggggcaggggctgagggacTCGCGTGACCCCTCCCATGTCACAGATGAGGAGGTGGGGTTCAGAGGAGGTGACCGAGGACATGCCGCCGCTCTGGTCCCTGGTCAGAGGGATGCCACTTACTACTCCTGGCTTTCGTCAGACAACGACCCGCAGCCCCTGGT
This window encodes:
- the CEP131 gene encoding centrosomal protein of 131 kDa isoform X4, with amino-acid sequence MKGSRALSGPSGPPEGSPESMDLSLTGLPPPMSRRPNSASTAKPIARSISVVTGSEPRRKMLEAPGPGGSRAISNLRRSNSATQVNQPQANQAWPGPLRPEEPPDFLTLFEGSPGGRKRPVSLSKASSEKGATWNVLDDQPRAFTLPPDAQSPGTLDVPVGPRRRECTVPLAPNFTANNRSNKGAVGNCVTTMVHNHYTPSEKVPPPKSSNHMAPSLNNIIKAATDEGEGSNLGKPQKNAARSNHMVQNNSGGTASQLRRKEVTEEEAERFIHQVNQAAITIQRWYRHQVQRRRAGAACLEHLLASKQEGQRQRLGEGTLLDRHQQKEVARRKAREEKARQARRAAIQELQQKRAQKSGNADLGLLKGPGEPGKPQTTQEPSLRPGSATQQTRKANNAGARLRTAGPEDPCQPARDSSPEPRQLPEDKPQDASSQDVAGEGLEALGPAGSRAKSRATLDELLDTLKLLEQEPEPLPRPQAYHKDKYAWTDEEDDSSSLTADNLEKFGKLSVAACPREDGPLLSEAKLQSIMSFLDEMEKSGQGPPASAPQVWRGLQGPVPEEGLGRLEPASEVSTSVMRLQLEVEEKKQAMVLLQRALAQQRDLTIRRVKETEKELGRQLRQQKEHYEATIQRHLSFIDQVLIEDKKALGEKCEALVAELKQGDQRLKDKEAQMREQHELEIKKLKELMSATEKVRREKWINEKTRKIKEITVKGLEPEIQKLIAKHKQEVKKLKSLHAVELLQADERAAQRYGRQAEELREHLEREKEALGRQEWERAQQRFEQHLEQEQRALQQHRRRLYNEVAEEKERLGQQAARQRAELDELRRQLEESSSAGGRALRAEFEKGREEQERRHQEAWLLNRERELKEEIRRGRDKEIELVIHRLEADMTLAREENERAAESRVKRLRDKYEAELSELEQSERKLQERCAELKGRLGEAEGENVRLQGLVRQKEKELADVKAVNEQLAGERSSLAQVLRQEFADRLAASEEENRQVRAELAELRARQRLELEQLTREKQAELEEVHGRVKLALAKKEEAVSSLRKQHEVGPHAGLPWGSGGGSGLTRVNGLLQAAMKRADHLEELLEQRRRPFPSAK
- the CEP131 gene encoding centrosomal protein of 131 kDa isoform X2 encodes the protein MKGSRALSGPSGPPEGSPESMDLSLTGLPPPMSRRPNSASTAKPIARSISVVTGSEPRRKMLEAPGPGGSRAISNLRRSNSATQVNQPQANQAWPGPLRPEEPPDFLTLFEGSPGGRKRPVSLSKASSEKGATWNVLDDQPRAFTLPPDAQSPGTLDVPVGPRRRECTVPLAPNFTANNRSNKGAVGNCVTTMVHNHYTPSEKVPPPKSSNHMAPSLNNIIKAATDEGEGSNLGKPQKNAARSNHMVQNNSGGTASQLRRKEVTEEEAERFIHQVNQAAITIQRWYRHQVQRRRAGAACLEHLLASKQEGQRQRLGEGTLLDRHQQKEVARRKAREEKARQARRAAIQELQQKRAQKSGNADLGLLKGPGEPGKPQTTQEPSLRPGSATQQTRKANNAGARLRTAGPEDPCQPARDSSPEPRQLPEDKPQDASSQDVAGEGLEALGPAGSRAKSRATLDELLDTLKLLEQEPEPLPRPQAYHKDKYAWTDEEDDSSSLTADNLEKFGKLSVAACPREDGPLLSEAKLQSIMSFLDEMEKSGQGPPASAPQVWRGLQGPVPEEGLGRLEPASEVSTSVMRLQLEVEEKKQAMVLLQRALAQQRDLTIRRVKETEKELGRQLRQQKEHYEATIQRHLSFIDQLIEDKKALGEKCEALVAELKQGDQRLKDKEAQMREQHELEIKKLKELMSATEKVRREKWINEKTRKIKEITVKGLEPEIQKLIAKHKQEVKKLKSLHAVELLQADERAAQRYGRQAEELREHLEREKEALGRQEWERAQQRFEQHLEQEQRALQQHRRRLYNEVAEEKERLGQQAARQRAELDELRRQLEESSSAGGRALRAEFEKGREEQERRHQMELKALKDQLEVEKQMWEANSAKKEEAWLLNRERELKEEIRRGRDKEIELVIHRLEADMTLAREENERAAESRVKRLRDKYEAELSELEQSERKLQERCAELKGRLGEAEGENVRLQGLVRQKEKELADVKAVNEQLAGERSSLAQVLRQEFADRLAASEEENRQVRAELAELRARQRLELEQLTREKQAELEEVHGRVKLALAKKEEAVSSLRKQHEVGPHAGLPWGSGGGSGLTRVNGLLQAAMKRADHLEELLEQRRRPFPSAK